A stretch of Cicer arietinum cultivar CDC Frontier isolate Library 1 chromosome 5, Cicar.CDCFrontier_v2.0, whole genome shotgun sequence DNA encodes these proteins:
- the LOC140920405 gene encoding uncharacterized protein, with translation MPQVKYIVEEGSSNRPPCFDELINAIQHLGKRMKYTRQQKTMLREESERVDECDTAKKVWDTLQTHHEGTCHVKEIRIDIGVQKFELLEMNEGETIDEMYSRFTTIVNEMRSLRKAYSIQDKLRKALRCLSII, from the exons ATGCCACAAGTGAAGTATATCGTTGAAGAAGGATCATCAAATAGACCACCTTGCTTTGATG AGTTGATCAATGCGATTCAACATCTGGGGAAAAGAATGAAGTATACTAGACAACAGAAGACAATGCTAAg ggaagaaagtgaaagagttgatgaatgtGATACGGCTAAAAAAGTATGggatacattacaaactcatcatgaaggaacatgCCATGTCAAAGAAATAAGAATTGATATTGGTGTACAAAAGTTTGAATTGCTGGagatgaatgaaggagaaaccattgatgaaatgtattcAAGATTTACAACCATAGTGAATGAAATGCGCTCTCTTAGGAAGGCATACTCAATTCAAGATAAATTAAGAAAAGCTTTGAGATGTCTCTCAATCATATGA